The Suricata suricatta isolate VVHF042 chromosome 4, meerkat_22Aug2017_6uvM2_HiC, whole genome shotgun sequence genome includes a region encoding these proteins:
- the ZNF513 gene encoding zinc finger protein 513 isoform X1, which produces MPRRKQSHPQPVKCEGVKVDTEDSLDEGPGALVLESDLLLGQDLEFEEEEEEEEEEGDGNSDQLMGFERDSEGDSLGARPGLPYGLSDDESGGGRPLSAESEVEEPARGPGEARGERPGPACQLCGGPTGEGPCCGAGGPGGGPPLPPRLLYSCRLCAFVSHYSSHLKRHMQTHSGEKPFRCGRCPYASAQLVNLTRHTRTHTGEKPYRCPHCPFACSSLGNLRRHQRTHAGPPTPPCPTCGFRCCAPRPARPPSPTEQEGAVPRRPEDALLLPDLSLHVPPGGASFLPDCGQLRGEGEGLCGTGSEPLPELLFPWTCRNCGQELEEGEGGRLGAAMCGRCMRGEAGGGASGGPQGPSDKGFACSLCPFATHYPNHLARHMKTHSGEKPFRCARCPYASAHLDNLKRHQRVHTGEKPYKCPLCPYACGNLANLKRHGRIHSGDKPFRCSLCNYSCNQSMNLKRHMLRHTGEKPFRCATCAYTTGHWDNYKRHQKVHGHGGGGGPGLSASEGWAPPHSPSSVLGSRGPTALSAAGSRALHTDSP; this is translated from the exons ATGCCCCGAAGGAAGCAGAGCCACCCGCAGCCCGTGAAATGCGAGGGGGTCAAAG tggATACCGAAGACTCCCTCGACGAAGGACCTGGAGCCCTGGTATTGGAGAGTGACTTGCTACTAGGCCAGGATCTGGAgtttgaggaggaagaggaagaggaagaggaggaaggtgaCGGCAACAGCGACCAGCTCATGGGCTTCGAGAGAGACTCAGAAG GAGACTCTctgggggccaggcctgggcttCCCTATGGGCTGAGCGATGACGAGTCTGGGGGCGGCCGGCCACTAAGTGCTGAGAGTGAAGTTGAGGAGCCAGCCAGGGGTCCAGGGGAGGCCAGGGGTGAGAGGCCAGGCCCAGCCTGCCAGCTGTGTGGGGGGCCGACAGGTGAGGGGCCTTGTTGTGGGGCAGGAGGGCCGGGTGGGGGGCCCCCGCTGCCCCCACGGCTATTATACTCATGCCGCCTCTGCGCCTTCGTGTCCCACTACTCGAGCCACCTGAAGCGGCACATGCAGACACACAGCGGGGAGAAGCCGTTCCGCTGTGGCCGCTGCCCCTACGCCTCAGCCCAGCTCGTCAACCTGACGCGACATACCCGCACCCACACTGGCGAGAAGCCCTACCGCTGTCCCCACTGCCCCTTTGCCTGCAGCAGCCTGGGCAACCTGAGGCGGCATCAGCGCACCCACGCAGGgccccccactcctccctgccCGACCTGTGGCTTCCGCTGCTGTGCTCCACGTCCAGCCCGGCCTCCCAGTCCCacagagcaggagggggcagTGCCCCGGCGACCTGAAG ATGCTCTGCTGCTTCCAGATTTGAGCCTCCATGTGCCACCAGGTGGTGCCAGTTTCCTGCCAGACTGTGGGCAGCTGCGGGGTGAAGGAGAGGGTCTTTGTGGGACTGGATCAGAACCACTGCCAGAGCTGCTGTTCCCTTGGACCTGCCGGAACTGTGGAcaagagctggaggagggggagggtggtCGGCTGGGTGCTGCCATGTGTGGGCGCTGCATGCGAGGAGAGGCTGGAGGGGGTGCCAGTGgggggccccagggccccagtgACAAAGGTTTTGCCTGTAGCCTCTGCCCCTTTGCCACTCACTATCCCAACCACCTGGCCCGGCATATGAAGACGCACAGTGGAGAGAAGCCCTTTCGCTGTGCCCGCTGTCCCTATGCCTCTGCTCATCTGGATAATCTGAAACGGCACCAGCGCGTCCACACAGGAGAGAAGCCCTACAAGTGTCCCCTCTGCCCGTATGCCTGTGGCAACCTGGCCAACCTCAAGCGTCATGGTCGCATCCACTCTGGGGACAAACCTTTTCGGTGTAGCCTTTGCAACTACAGCTGCAATCAGAGCATGAACCTCAAACGCCACATGCTGCGGCACACAGGCGAGAAGCCCTTCCGCTGTGCCACCTGCGCCTACACCACAGGCCACTGGGACAACTACAAACGCCACCAGAAGGTGCATGGccatggtgggggaggagggcccGGCCTCTCTGCCTCTGAGGGCTGGGCCCCACCACACAGCCCCTCCTCTGTATTGGGCTCTCGGGGTCCAACAGCTTTGAGTGCCGCTGGTAGCCGGGCTCTACATACAGACTCGCCCTGA
- the ZNF513 gene encoding zinc finger protein 513 isoform X2, producing MGFERDSEGDSLGARPGLPYGLSDDESGGGRPLSAESEVEEPARGPGEARGERPGPACQLCGGPTGEGPCCGAGGPGGGPPLPPRLLYSCRLCAFVSHYSSHLKRHMQTHSGEKPFRCGRCPYASAQLVNLTRHTRTHTGEKPYRCPHCPFACSSLGNLRRHQRTHAGPPTPPCPTCGFRCCAPRPARPPSPTEQEGAVPRRPEDALLLPDLSLHVPPGGASFLPDCGQLRGEGEGLCGTGSEPLPELLFPWTCRNCGQELEEGEGGRLGAAMCGRCMRGEAGGGASGGPQGPSDKGFACSLCPFATHYPNHLARHMKTHSGEKPFRCARCPYASAHLDNLKRHQRVHTGEKPYKCPLCPYACGNLANLKRHGRIHSGDKPFRCSLCNYSCNQSMNLKRHMLRHTGEKPFRCATCAYTTGHWDNYKRHQKVHGHGGGGGPGLSASEGWAPPHSPSSVLGSRGPTALSAAGSRALHTDSP from the exons ATGGGCTTCGAGAGAGACTCAGAAG GAGACTCTctgggggccaggcctgggcttCCCTATGGGCTGAGCGATGACGAGTCTGGGGGCGGCCGGCCACTAAGTGCTGAGAGTGAAGTTGAGGAGCCAGCCAGGGGTCCAGGGGAGGCCAGGGGTGAGAGGCCAGGCCCAGCCTGCCAGCTGTGTGGGGGGCCGACAGGTGAGGGGCCTTGTTGTGGGGCAGGAGGGCCGGGTGGGGGGCCCCCGCTGCCCCCACGGCTATTATACTCATGCCGCCTCTGCGCCTTCGTGTCCCACTACTCGAGCCACCTGAAGCGGCACATGCAGACACACAGCGGGGAGAAGCCGTTCCGCTGTGGCCGCTGCCCCTACGCCTCAGCCCAGCTCGTCAACCTGACGCGACATACCCGCACCCACACTGGCGAGAAGCCCTACCGCTGTCCCCACTGCCCCTTTGCCTGCAGCAGCCTGGGCAACCTGAGGCGGCATCAGCGCACCCACGCAGGgccccccactcctccctgccCGACCTGTGGCTTCCGCTGCTGTGCTCCACGTCCAGCCCGGCCTCCCAGTCCCacagagcaggagggggcagTGCCCCGGCGACCTGAAG ATGCTCTGCTGCTTCCAGATTTGAGCCTCCATGTGCCACCAGGTGGTGCCAGTTTCCTGCCAGACTGTGGGCAGCTGCGGGGTGAAGGAGAGGGTCTTTGTGGGACTGGATCAGAACCACTGCCAGAGCTGCTGTTCCCTTGGACCTGCCGGAACTGTGGAcaagagctggaggagggggagggtggtCGGCTGGGTGCTGCCATGTGTGGGCGCTGCATGCGAGGAGAGGCTGGAGGGGGTGCCAGTGgggggccccagggccccagtgACAAAGGTTTTGCCTGTAGCCTCTGCCCCTTTGCCACTCACTATCCCAACCACCTGGCCCGGCATATGAAGACGCACAGTGGAGAGAAGCCCTTTCGCTGTGCCCGCTGTCCCTATGCCTCTGCTCATCTGGATAATCTGAAACGGCACCAGCGCGTCCACACAGGAGAGAAGCCCTACAAGTGTCCCCTCTGCCCGTATGCCTGTGGCAACCTGGCCAACCTCAAGCGTCATGGTCGCATCCACTCTGGGGACAAACCTTTTCGGTGTAGCCTTTGCAACTACAGCTGCAATCAGAGCATGAACCTCAAACGCCACATGCTGCGGCACACAGGCGAGAAGCCCTTCCGCTGTGCCACCTGCGCCTACACCACAGGCCACTGGGACAACTACAAACGCCACCAGAAGGTGCATGGccatggtgggggaggagggcccGGCCTCTCTGCCTCTGAGGGCTGGGCCCCACCACACAGCCCCTCCTCTGTATTGGGCTCTCGGGGTCCAACAGCTTTGAGTGCCGCTGGTAGCCGGGCTCTACATACAGACTCGCCCTGA
- the SNX17 gene encoding sorting nexin-17 isoform X2, producing MHFSIPETESRSGDGGGSAYVLRKEYGANVLPAFPPKKLFSLTPAEVEQRREQLEKYMQAVRQDPLLGSSETFNSFLRRAQQETQQVPTEEVSLEVLLSNGQKVLVNVLTSDQTEDVLEAVAAKLDLPDDLIGYFSLFLVREKEDGTFSFVRKLQEFELPYVSVTSLRSQEYKIVLRKSYWDSAYDDDVMENRVGLNLLYAQTVSDIERGWILVTKEQHRQLKSLQEKVSKKEFLRLAQTLRHYGYLRFDACVADFPEKDCPVVVSAGNSELSLQLRLPGQQLREGSFRVTRMRCWRVTSSVPLPSGGTSSPGRGRGEVRLELAFEYLMSKDRLQWVTITSPQAIMMSICLQSMVDELMVKKSGGSIRKMLRRRVGGTLRRSDSQQAVKSPPLLESPDASRESMVKLSSKLSAVSLRGIGSPSTDASASDVHGNFAFEGIGDEDL from the exons ATGCACTTTTCCATTCCTGAAACCGAGTCCCGCAGCGGGGACGGCGGCGGCTCCGCCTACGTG CTTCGGAAGGAGTATGGGGCCAATGTTCTTCCTGCATTTCCCCCAAAGAAGCTTTTCTCTCTGACACCTGCTGAGGTAGAACAGAGGAGAGAGCAGTTAGAGAAGTACATGCAAGCCG TTCGGCAAGACCCGCTGCTTGGGAGCAGTGAGACCTTCAATAGCTTCCTGCGTCGGGCACAACAG GAGACACAGCAGGTCCCCACAGAGGAAGTTTCCTTGGAAGTGCTGCTCAGCAACGGGCAGAAAGTTCTGGTCAATGTGCTAACTTCAGATCAGACTGAAGACGTCCTAGAG GCTGTGGCTGCAAAGCTGGATCTTCCAGATGACTTAATAGGATACTTCAGTCTCTTTCTAGTTCGAGAGAAAGAGGATGGAACCTTTTCTT tCGTACGGAAGCTGCAAGAGTTTGAGCTGCCTTATGTATCTGTTACCAGTCTTCGGAGTCAAGAGTATAAGATTGTGCTAAGGAAGAG TTACTGGGACTCTGCCTATGATGATGACGTCATGGAGAACCGGGTTGGCCTGAACCTGCTTTATGCTCAG ACGGTATCAGACATTGAGCGTGGGTGGATTCTGGTCACCAAGGAGCAGCACCGGCAGCTCAAATCTCTGCAGGAGAAGGTCTCCAAGAAGGAG TTCCTGCGGCTGGCTCAGACGCTGCGGCACTATGGCTACTTGCGCTTCGATGCCTGTGTGGCTGACTTCCCGGAGAAGGACTGTCCCGTGGTCGTGAGCGCAGGCAACAGTGAGCTTAGCCTCCAGCTCCGCCTGCCTGGCCAGCAACTCCGAGAAGGCTCCTTCCGGGTCACCCGCATGCGGTGCTGGCGGGTCACCTCCTCT gTGCCACTGCCCAGTGGAGGCACAAGCAGCCCAGGCCGGGGCCGGGGTGAGGTGCGCCTGGAACTGGCTTTTGAATACCTCATGAGCAAGGACCGGCTACAGTGGGTCACCATCACCAGCCCCCAG GCGATCATGATGAGTATCTGCTTGCAGTCTATGGTAGATGAACTGATGGTGAAGAAATCGGGTGGCAGCATCAGGAAG ATGCTGCGCCGGCGAGTAGGGGGCACCCTGAGACGCTCAGACAGCCAGCAAGCAGTGAAGTCCCCACCCTTGCTT gAATCACCTGATGCCAGCCGGGAGTCCATGGTCAAACTCTCA AGCAAGCTGAGTGCCGTGAGCTTGCGGGGGATTGGCAGTCCCAGCACAGATGCCAGTGCCAGTGATGTCCACGGCAATTTTGCCTTCGAGGGCATTGGAGATGAGGATCTGTGA
- the SNX17 gene encoding sorting nexin-17 isoform X1: MHFSIPETESRSGDGGGSAYVAYNIHVNGVLHCRVRYSQLLGLHEQLRKEYGANVLPAFPPKKLFSLTPAEVEQRREQLEKYMQAVRQDPLLGSSETFNSFLRRAQQETQQVPTEEVSLEVLLSNGQKVLVNVLTSDQTEDVLEAVAAKLDLPDDLIGYFSLFLVREKEDGTFSFVRKLQEFELPYVSVTSLRSQEYKIVLRKSYWDSAYDDDVMENRVGLNLLYAQTVSDIERGWILVTKEQHRQLKSLQEKVSKKEFLRLAQTLRHYGYLRFDACVADFPEKDCPVVVSAGNSELSLQLRLPGQQLREGSFRVTRMRCWRVTSSVPLPSGGTSSPGRGRGEVRLELAFEYLMSKDRLQWVTITSPQAIMMSICLQSMVDELMVKKSGGSIRKMLRRRVGGTLRRSDSQQAVKSPPLLESPDASRESMVKLSSKLSAVSLRGIGSPSTDASASDVHGNFAFEGIGDEDL; this comes from the exons ATGCACTTTTCCATTCCTGAAACCGAGTCCCGCAGCGGGGACGGCGGCGGCTCCGCCTACGTG GCCTATAATATTCACGTGAATGGAGTCCTGCATTGCCGCGTGCGCTACAGCCAGCTCCTGGGGCTGCACGAGCAG CTTCGGAAGGAGTATGGGGCCAATGTTCTTCCTGCATTTCCCCCAAAGAAGCTTTTCTCTCTGACACCTGCTGAGGTAGAACAGAGGAGAGAGCAGTTAGAGAAGTACATGCAAGCCG TTCGGCAAGACCCGCTGCTTGGGAGCAGTGAGACCTTCAATAGCTTCCTGCGTCGGGCACAACAG GAGACACAGCAGGTCCCCACAGAGGAAGTTTCCTTGGAAGTGCTGCTCAGCAACGGGCAGAAAGTTCTGGTCAATGTGCTAACTTCAGATCAGACTGAAGACGTCCTAGAG GCTGTGGCTGCAAAGCTGGATCTTCCAGATGACTTAATAGGATACTTCAGTCTCTTTCTAGTTCGAGAGAAAGAGGATGGAACCTTTTCTT tCGTACGGAAGCTGCAAGAGTTTGAGCTGCCTTATGTATCTGTTACCAGTCTTCGGAGTCAAGAGTATAAGATTGTGCTAAGGAAGAG TTACTGGGACTCTGCCTATGATGATGACGTCATGGAGAACCGGGTTGGCCTGAACCTGCTTTATGCTCAG ACGGTATCAGACATTGAGCGTGGGTGGATTCTGGTCACCAAGGAGCAGCACCGGCAGCTCAAATCTCTGCAGGAGAAGGTCTCCAAGAAGGAG TTCCTGCGGCTGGCTCAGACGCTGCGGCACTATGGCTACTTGCGCTTCGATGCCTGTGTGGCTGACTTCCCGGAGAAGGACTGTCCCGTGGTCGTGAGCGCAGGCAACAGTGAGCTTAGCCTCCAGCTCCGCCTGCCTGGCCAGCAACTCCGAGAAGGCTCCTTCCGGGTCACCCGCATGCGGTGCTGGCGGGTCACCTCCTCT gTGCCACTGCCCAGTGGAGGCACAAGCAGCCCAGGCCGGGGCCGGGGTGAGGTGCGCCTGGAACTGGCTTTTGAATACCTCATGAGCAAGGACCGGCTACAGTGGGTCACCATCACCAGCCCCCAG GCGATCATGATGAGTATCTGCTTGCAGTCTATGGTAGATGAACTGATGGTGAAGAAATCGGGTGGCAGCATCAGGAAG ATGCTGCGCCGGCGAGTAGGGGGCACCCTGAGACGCTCAGACAGCCAGCAAGCAGTGAAGTCCCCACCCTTGCTT gAATCACCTGATGCCAGCCGGGAGTCCATGGTCAAACTCTCA AGCAAGCTGAGTGCCGTGAGCTTGCGGGGGATTGGCAGTCCCAGCACAGATGCCAGTGCCAGTGATGTCCACGGCAATTTTGCCTTCGAGGGCATTGGAGATGAGGATCTGTGA
- the SNX17 gene encoding sorting nexin-17 isoform X3, whose product MDLLICKVLLSPKTFCLRKEYGANVLPAFPPKKLFSLTPAEVEQRREQLEKYMQAVRQDPLLGSSETFNSFLRRAQQETQQVPTEEVSLEVLLSNGQKVLVNVLTSDQTEDVLEAVAAKLDLPDDLIGYFSLFLVREKEDGTFSFVRKLQEFELPYVSVTSLRSQEYKIVLRKSYWDSAYDDDVMENRVGLNLLYAQTVSDIERGWILVTKEQHRQLKSLQEKVSKKEFLRLAQTLRHYGYLRFDACVADFPEKDCPVVVSAGNSELSLQLRLPGQQLREGSFRVTRMRCWRVTSSVPLPSGGTSSPGRGRGEVRLELAFEYLMSKDRLQWVTITSPQAIMMSICLQSMVDELMVKKSGGSIRKMLRRRVGGTLRRSDSQQAVKSPPLLESPDASRESMVKLSSKLSAVSLRGIGSPSTDASASDVHGNFAFEGIGDEDL is encoded by the exons ATGGATTTGTTGATCTGCAAAGTCCTGTTAAGTCCTAAGACATTTTGT CTTCGGAAGGAGTATGGGGCCAATGTTCTTCCTGCATTTCCCCCAAAGAAGCTTTTCTCTCTGACACCTGCTGAGGTAGAACAGAGGAGAGAGCAGTTAGAGAAGTACATGCAAGCCG TTCGGCAAGACCCGCTGCTTGGGAGCAGTGAGACCTTCAATAGCTTCCTGCGTCGGGCACAACAG GAGACACAGCAGGTCCCCACAGAGGAAGTTTCCTTGGAAGTGCTGCTCAGCAACGGGCAGAAAGTTCTGGTCAATGTGCTAACTTCAGATCAGACTGAAGACGTCCTAGAG GCTGTGGCTGCAAAGCTGGATCTTCCAGATGACTTAATAGGATACTTCAGTCTCTTTCTAGTTCGAGAGAAAGAGGATGGAACCTTTTCTT tCGTACGGAAGCTGCAAGAGTTTGAGCTGCCTTATGTATCTGTTACCAGTCTTCGGAGTCAAGAGTATAAGATTGTGCTAAGGAAGAG TTACTGGGACTCTGCCTATGATGATGACGTCATGGAGAACCGGGTTGGCCTGAACCTGCTTTATGCTCAG ACGGTATCAGACATTGAGCGTGGGTGGATTCTGGTCACCAAGGAGCAGCACCGGCAGCTCAAATCTCTGCAGGAGAAGGTCTCCAAGAAGGAG TTCCTGCGGCTGGCTCAGACGCTGCGGCACTATGGCTACTTGCGCTTCGATGCCTGTGTGGCTGACTTCCCGGAGAAGGACTGTCCCGTGGTCGTGAGCGCAGGCAACAGTGAGCTTAGCCTCCAGCTCCGCCTGCCTGGCCAGCAACTCCGAGAAGGCTCCTTCCGGGTCACCCGCATGCGGTGCTGGCGGGTCACCTCCTCT gTGCCACTGCCCAGTGGAGGCACAAGCAGCCCAGGCCGGGGCCGGGGTGAGGTGCGCCTGGAACTGGCTTTTGAATACCTCATGAGCAAGGACCGGCTACAGTGGGTCACCATCACCAGCCCCCAG GCGATCATGATGAGTATCTGCTTGCAGTCTATGGTAGATGAACTGATGGTGAAGAAATCGGGTGGCAGCATCAGGAAG ATGCTGCGCCGGCGAGTAGGGGGCACCCTGAGACGCTCAGACAGCCAGCAAGCAGTGAAGTCCCCACCCTTGCTT gAATCACCTGATGCCAGCCGGGAGTCCATGGTCAAACTCTCA AGCAAGCTGAGTGCCGTGAGCTTGCGGGGGATTGGCAGTCCCAGCACAGATGCCAGTGCCAGTGATGTCCACGGCAATTTTGCCTTCGAGGGCATTGGAGATGAGGATCTGTGA